The window TTCTAGGAAATTCGTTAACATTTCCCCTACAATTTTATCTACAGCACCGGAAACTTCAGAGTTACCTAATTTAGTTTTCGTCTGCCCTTCAAATTGAGGTTCCATTACCTTTACTGAAATTACAGCTGTTAATCCCTCACGGAAGTCATCTCCTGTAATTTCCACTTTTTCTTTTTGTGGAATCCCTAAATCATCTGCATATTTCTTAAGGGTTCTTGTTAAAGCACGTCTGAAACCTGCTAAGTGAGTTCCCCCTCATGAGTGTTGATATTGTTTACATATGAGTGAAGGTTCTCGTTGAAAGAAGTATTGTAACGCATGGCTACTTCTACAGGAATATTATCTCTCTCTCCTTCCATGAAAATCACGTGTTCCATAATAGATTCACGGTTACCATCGATATAAGCAACGAATTCCTTTAATCCTCCTTCAGAATGAAAAACTTCTGACCTGAAAGATCCGTCTTCCAATTTTTCTCTTTCATCGGTAAGGGTAATCGTAATCCCTTTATTAAGATAAGAAAGTTCTCTTAAACGGGTTGCTAAAGTATCGTAGTTGTAAACTAATTCTGTAAAAATAGTATCATCCGGTTGGAAAAATTGTTTAGTTCCTCTTTTGTCACTGTTTCCAATTTCCTCAACTCCAGTTTGAGCTTTTCCTTTTGAATAGATCTGTTGGTAAACATTCCCGTCTCTGTAAACAGTTGTGATCATTTCGTTGGAAAGTGCATTCACACACGATACCCCAACTCCGTGAAGACCTCCTGAAACTTTATAAGAATCTTTATCGAACTTACCACCAGCTCCAATTTTCGTCATTACAACTTCAAGAGCAGATTTTTGTTCTTTTTCGTGGAAGTCAACCGGAATACCTCTACCGTTATCACTAACCTCGATTCCGTTTCCTTCTTTAATGGCAACAAAGATTGTGTCGCAGAATCCTGCCAATGCCTCATCGATAGAGTTATCTACTACCTCATAAACCAAATGATGGAGACCTCTTAATCCCACATCACCAATGTACATTGAAGGACGCATACGTACGTGCTCCATTCCTTCCAATGCCTGAATACTACTAGCTGTATATTGTTTTTGACTCATATTAAATATTAAAAATCTTGCTACATGCAAAGACTTACAAATATCGTGATTTTTTTCGAGGTATGAAAGTTAAAAAGTGTCAAAAAAATGTAGAGTTTTCTTTGGAAAAGCATAAAGAATAGCCAACCAATAAAAGATTCAAAATTAAAATGTATTCCTGAAATATCAACTGTTTTAAATCATACTCTACATCAATAATTTATGCGTAAATTTATTTACTGAAAAGTTGATATTATGGATGATTTTATAGCTGCCCGCGCCCAAATGGCGCTTTCTCTGGGCTTCCATATCATATTCTCCTGTGTGGGAATGGTAATGCCTTTCTTAATGGCATTTGCCCATTGGAAGTACCTAAAAACCAATAATGAAGTATATAAAGGACTCACCAAAGCCTGGAGTAAAGGGGTTGCAATTTTATTTGCTACCGGAGCTGTTTCTGGGACTATGCTTTCTTTTGAATTGGGACTTTTATGGCCCGGATTTATGAAGCATGCGGGTCCTATCTTTGGAATGCCCTTCTCATTGGAAGGAACGGCTTTCTTTATTGAGGCCATTGCCATTGGGTTCTTTTTATATGGATGGGACAGGTTCAATAAATGGTTCCACTGGTTCTGCGGATTTCTTGTAGGAGTAAGTGGATTGGCTTCCGGTATTTTAGTAGTAGCCGCTAATGCATGGATGAACTCTCCTACCGGTTTTGATTATATTAACGGACAATACCTTAATATAGATCCTATTAAAGCGATGTTCAATGATGCATGGTTTCCACAGGCTCTTCACATGACTGTTGCAGCTTTTTGCGCCACAGGGTTTGCAGTAGCCGGAGTGCACGCTTTTTTAATTATGCGGAAAAAGAATGTAGAATTTCATACCAAAGCATTCAGAATCGCTGTAGGATTTGCCTTAATTGGAGCATTTGGAGCTCCTCTAAGCGGTGATGTGGCAGCAAAATCTGTTGCTGAAAGACAACCTATCAAGTTGGCAGCTATGGAAGCCCACTTTGAAACGGAAAAAGGAGCCTCTTTTGTTATTGGCGGAATTCCTGATGAAGAAAAAGAAGAGATAAAATATGCAATCAAAATACCCAAAGTTTTAAGCTTTTTGGTAAGCAATGATTTCAATTCCGAAGTAAAAGGACTTAAAGATTTCCCTAAAGATGAATGGCCTCCGATAGCTGTCACTCATTACGCTTTTCAGATTATGATTTTCTTTGGAGTGGTAATGATCTGTATTGGAGCTGTATATCTGTATGCTTTCTTCTTTAAAAAGGAATGGCTGACTAAAAACTGGCTATTAAAAACATTTCTGATTGCTACCCCTTTCGGATATATTGCTCTGGAAGCAGGGTGGACCGTTACTGAAGTAGGAAGACAGCCATGGATTATTTATGGAGTGATGAGAACAATAGATGCTGTAACCCCTATGCCGGGAATTCAGTACTCATTCTACTTTTTTACCGCAATCTTTATATCATTATCATTGATTCTGGTATTCCTTTTAAGAAGACAGGTCCAGATGGTACCGAAGCTTTACGACCCAACAGACCCACAGTTTAACGATAAAAACAAAAAATCATGATCTACATTGTTATAGGCTTTCTCTGGCTTTCCATCTGCCTTTATATTATCTTGGGTGGTGCTGACTTCGGAGCAGGTATCGTAGAGATGTTCACCAATAAAAAAGCC of the Chryseobacterium capnotolerans genome contains:
- a CDS encoding cytochrome ubiquinol oxidase subunit I; the encoded protein is MDDFIAARAQMALSLGFHIIFSCVGMVMPFLMAFAHWKYLKTNNEVYKGLTKAWSKGVAILFATGAVSGTMLSFELGLLWPGFMKHAGPIFGMPFSLEGTAFFIEAIAIGFFLYGWDRFNKWFHWFCGFLVGVSGLASGILVVAANAWMNSPTGFDYINGQYLNIDPIKAMFNDAWFPQALHMTVAAFCATGFAVAGVHAFLIMRKKNVEFHTKAFRIAVGFALIGAFGAPLSGDVAAKSVAERQPIKLAAMEAHFETEKGASFVIGGIPDEEKEEIKYAIKIPKVLSFLVSNDFNSEVKGLKDFPKDEWPPIAVTHYAFQIMIFFGVVMICIGAVYLYAFFFKKEWLTKNWLLKTFLIATPFGYIALEAGWTVTEVGRQPWIIYGVMRTIDAVTPMPGIQYSFYFFTAIFISLSLILVFLLRRQVQMVPKLYDPTDPQFNDKNKKS